A genome region from Armatimonadota bacterium includes the following:
- a CDS encoding ABC transporter ATP-binding protein, giving the protein MLLSVNDLSVAFPTPKGLVRPVDGVSFEIGEREIVGLVGESGSGKSLTGLSLMRIAPPNAQLGGSVLWNGEDVFKMSPSRLRRLRGGEAAMVFQDPFTSLNPLMTVGEQVSETIRLHQGLSRAQAKQRAIEMLAEARIPSPETTYRRYPHQLSGGQRQRAMIAIAFACQPKLLIADEPTTALDATLQVQILELILALQRSHGTATLLISHDLGVIGAVCERMMVMYSGRIVETGDTKEVLANPRHPYTQALLDSLPGGEKRPTPIPDQPPDPASRPPGCAFHPRCSRAFDRCRVERPDLIGSAACWLRQE; this is encoded by the coding sequence ATGCTATTATCAGTAAACGACTTGAGCGTTGCTTTTCCTACCCCCAAAGGCCTCGTGCGGCCCGTGGACGGAGTCTCGTTCGAAATCGGAGAGCGAGAAATCGTCGGTCTGGTCGGCGAATCGGGATCGGGCAAGTCGCTGACCGGCCTCTCGCTCATGCGCATTGCGCCGCCCAACGCGCAGCTGGGCGGCAGCGTGCTATGGAACGGCGAGGACGTTTTCAAGATGAGCCCCTCTCGTCTAAGGCGACTTCGCGGCGGCGAGGCAGCCATGGTCTTTCAAGACCCGTTCACATCGCTCAACCCGCTAATGACCGTTGGCGAGCAGGTGAGCGAGACGATCCGACTGCACCAAGGATTGTCTCGCGCACAGGCGAAGCAGCGCGCTATCGAGATGCTGGCCGAGGCGCGCATCCCATCGCCAGAAACCACGTACCGACGATACCCTCATCAGCTCTCCGGCGGTCAACGGCAGCGCGCAATGATCGCGATTGCATTCGCCTGCCAACCAAAGCTCCTGATAGCCGACGAACCGACCACCGCTCTCGACGCAACGCTTCAGGTACAGATTCTCGAGTTGATTTTGGCGCTCCAACGCTCTCACGGAACGGCAACGCTGCTCATATCGCACGATTTAGGCGTCATCGGAGCCGTTTGCGAGCGCATGATGGTGATGTATTCGGGCCGAATCGTCGAAACGGGCGATACGAAGGAAGTTTTGGCCAATCCGCGCCATCCTTATACGCAAGCGCTGCTAGACAGCCTGCCGGGCGGCGAAAAACGGCCAACGCCCATCCCCGATCAGCCGCCCGACCCTGCATCCCGTCCGCCCGGCTGCGCCTTTCATCCAAGATGCAGCCGCGCTTTCGACCGATGCCGCGTCGAACGACCTGATCTGATCGGTAGCGCGGCCTGCTGGCTCAGACAGGAATAA
- a CDS encoding M20/M25/M40 family metallo-hydrolase — MKRFAWLLSVALFSSAIAQYPGAQPVPSDYKAGFDAILKEDIKKWIEYLAGPECEGRGTGQPGYKKAADYVAGYLQRFGAKPLGDNGSYFQHVPFFEARADNAKTFMAFNNLKLSAGREINVLSGAGMGEEEAEIVFVQGGGDARLEPNEGFSGKIVIVFGKNVNPQLRRQTTFGSLASFTVVEKLGETTWTLARGPIPDKPPTGIGAVRGEITLEAAQRLAKALGVPDSIAQMPDLSKGAFANRFVATEKVKITTASEFRAAFVANVVGIIEGSDPELKAEFVGVGAHLDHLGKRGNVVFWGADDDASGCAAVLGVAKGLHENPNKPKRSVILMFFAAEEAGLIGSRYLTDNPTFDLSKMTSEFQLDMVGRNEENRTEKASDNEDTIHLVGTRRVSNDIHDLMQEANKYVNFKFEYDEEDVYGRSDHINFARKGIPIAFLFSGFHPDYHQPGDTVDKINFDKATNASKLAYIAVSMSANRTEPFKKIEGN; from the coding sequence ATGAAGCGATTTGCCTGGCTCCTCTCCGTTGCCCTATTCTCCTCTGCGATTGCCCAATATCCGGGCGCTCAACCTGTGCCGTCTGACTACAAAGCGGGCTTTGACGCCATCCTAAAAGAAGACATCAAAAAGTGGATCGAATACCTCGCCGGGCCTGAATGCGAAGGGCGCGGCACCGGTCAGCCGGGATACAAGAAAGCGGCCGACTATGTAGCCGGTTACCTCCAGCGTTTTGGCGCCAAGCCCCTTGGCGACAACGGCTCTTACTTCCAACACGTGCCGTTTTTCGAAGCCCGAGCCGACAACGCCAAGACATTCATGGCGTTTAACAACCTGAAGCTGAGCGCAGGGAGAGAAATCAATGTCCTTTCGGGCGCCGGCATGGGCGAGGAAGAGGCCGAGATCGTTTTCGTTCAGGGAGGCGGCGATGCGCGATTGGAGCCGAACGAGGGCTTCTCGGGCAAGATTGTGATCGTGTTTGGAAAGAATGTCAATCCCCAGTTGCGCCGACAGACCACGTTCGGCTCGCTCGCCTCCTTTACCGTTGTCGAGAAGTTGGGCGAAACGACTTGGACGCTTGCTCGCGGGCCGATACCCGACAAACCGCCGACGGGCATCGGCGCGGTGCGCGGCGAGATCACTCTGGAAGCGGCCCAGCGATTGGCCAAAGCGCTCGGCGTTCCCGACAGCATCGCCCAAATGCCCGACCTCTCGAAAGGCGCCTTTGCCAACCGCTTCGTCGCCACAGAAAAGGTCAAGATCACAACCGCCTCTGAGTTCCGAGCAGCCTTCGTCGCTAACGTCGTTGGCATCATAGAGGGCAGCGATCCTGAACTTAAGGCGGAGTTTGTCGGCGTCGGCGCGCATCTGGATCACCTTGGAAAACGCGGGAACGTCGTATTCTGGGGCGCGGACGACGACGCCTCGGGTTGCGCCGCCGTTTTGGGCGTCGCCAAAGGCCTCCATGAGAACCCGAATAAACCCAAGCGCAGCGTGATCCTGATGTTCTTTGCGGCCGAGGAAGCCGGCCTGATCGGCAGCCGCTACCTCACCGATAACCCAACGTTCGACCTGAGCAAGATGACCTCGGAGTTTCAATTAGACATGGTGGGGCGCAACGAGGAGAACCGAACCGAAAAAGCCTCCGACAACGAAGACACCATCCATCTGGTCGGCACGCGGCGCGTCTCGAACGACATTCACGACCTGATGCAAGAGGCCAACAAGTACGTCAATTTCAAGTTTGAGTACGACGAAGAGGACGTGTACGGTCGCAGCGATCACATCAACTTTGCCCGCAAAGGCATCCCGATCGCCTTTCTCTTCAGCGGATTTCATCCGGACTACCACCAACCGGGCGACACCGTGGACAAGATCAACTTTGACAAGGCGACCAACGCCTCCAAACTGGCCTACATCGCCGTTTCAATGTCCGCTAACCGCACCGAGCCGTTCAAGAAAATAGAGGGGAATTAA